The genomic interval GCCTGACCAGTTCCCGCGCCACACCAAAACGTCGAAGCTCTCTATAACGAACCGCTCCGGCCAGTATTTCATCAAACGTTGAATCAGACACCTCTTCCAGTTCGGGGACATCAACGTTTTCCGGTATTCGGGAGCTGACAAAAAAGACCACGCCTTCAATCAATCCGGCGCTCAACACCAACCCTAAAATGACCCGGATCTTACGCATCAGATTCCGTTTCCGCTCCGACTGCACACATCCAAAAGAACCGCCCGTTCCAGCGGGGAAGTCGGACGCCGTGATAAAGCAGCCAATTCATCAATATCAGCTGCAAATTCAATATCCGCTTCCAGTCGTTCAAAACATTTACGCAGAATCGGCTTCGCTCCCACGACCGCCACTCCGCGTCGCGGCCTGCACAGACCATCGATCATCGAATCGGGCAGACCATCGTCAGCCCAGGCCGAAAAATCAATGGCCAGCCACTCATTTTCATCCCAGGCCGGCGGAACCTCCGGATTGCCCGGTTCAGCTTTAAAATACGCATAACGCCCCACTCTTGCCGTCTCTTCAACTAACGCACACCCCGCCGCTTCACGCGTCAGGGTTTCCGCAATCAGTGCCACATCCGGCGGCTTTGAAAACACGGCGCAGATACCGAGGCCATCCATATTCTCCGCCTCAAGATCCGCCGCTTCTCCACTGAGCATCGCAACAGGAAAACTGAACGCTTCCTTACGGAGCCGACGAACCACATCAAGCCCGTTACCATCCGGCAGGCGGTAATCAAACAACGCCGCATCAAATGCGGTATTCCGGATCAACGCAAGCGCGTCAGCACAACAGCCGGCTTCGTTTACCTGCGCCCCGGCCTTTTCCAGCTTTGAACGGATCATCAGCCGTACCAGGGGCTCATCATCCAGAATCAACACGTTGAGATGCTTCAGTTCCACGGCGTTTTCCCTGTCGTTAAAATTCATAAGATCCGTTGCGGGGGAATCGCGGTACAATCAGAACTTCCCCCGGCGACAGCACATCGGGATTTTCCACCCGCCGCCAGTTCGCCTGCCGCAGCCATGCAGCGCGAGAAGGATCCCCATATACCAGAGGGTTGGCCGCAATACTTTGAAGAGTCTCCCCTTCCTTCACTTCATAATATTCAAATTCACCAAGAAGAAGCCGCTCGATCGTTTCCCGCAACCCTTCCGATTCAGCCTTCCACTTTTCAGTTTCAGCCTTCAGGGACCGGATCTTTTCCTCCTGCTGCACAAGCACCGCCTTCATTCCTTCATTCTCCTCCTTCAATGCATCGCACTGCCGTTGAATGAATCTGCTTTTTTTCTGAAGGTTCTTAAGTTCCCGACTCAATGACTCGGCCTGATTCGCTTTCTCAAGCAGATCTGACAACATACCGTATCCTGCCTCCGGAGTGGGCACAGCGCCCTCATCATCCGCAGGAAGAAGAGCCAGCATATTGTCGAACATCTCCTGAATTTCCTGATACTGCTCCTTATACCGCTCATATTCACTGGCTTTACGTTCCAGCGTCTGCAGCCGGGAGGGAGCACCGATTGAAACCTCCACCGGAGCAGCACAGAGATTACTTCCCGAGAGCAGCAGAACCGCATATACGATACATACCGGATTTCTACAGAGATCGGCATTCACGGATCCCTTCCGGAACCGGTTCGATTCCTCACCTCGGAATATAGCTGAAAATCCCGTATTCATCTTATCCAAACAGCTGCATCACATTGCCCGGAAGCTGATTGGCCTGAGCCAGCATGGCCGTACCCACCTGTTGCAGAACCTGATATTTCGTCATCTCAGACGTTTCCTTGGCCACGTCCACATCGCGAATCCGGCTTTCAGTGGCCATGATATTTTCTTCATAGTTTCGGAGCCCCGCCAGCGTCTGTTCCATGCGATTCATCTCCGCACCGGTATCCGCCCGTTTTTCACTCAGAAAATCGATTCCCAGCTGCAGGTCGGTCACCGCCGCTTCAGCATCCGCCCGGGTTGCAATCTGAACGGAACCCGAGCTGTCAATTAACTGCCCCCAGGTTGTTCCATTACCCAGATCGTCTGCATTGGCAGTCGTCAGATCCACAGCGGCGGAAGAAAAAACCTGACCGCCATCGGCCCCAACCTGCTGCACAATGCCGGCGCCTCCCTGAAACAGAGCAACACCATTGAATTTTCCCGCGGCATCCGCCCCGGTGGTGATGCGGGAAATTTCATCCTGCATCTGTACAAACTCCTGCTGCAGTACCGAGCGGTCGGTATCCGACTTCGTTCCATCATTCGCCATAACAGCCAGCTCACTCATACGACCGAGCATATCGTGTATTTTCTGCATCCAGGAATCAGCCGTCTGCAGATAGTTCAGCTTGTTTTCCACGTTACCCGCAGCCGCGGAAGCGTTGCGCGACTGTGTACGCAGCCGCTCACTCAACGCAAGACCCGAGGCATCATCACCCGCATTCTCAATACGGTTTCCGGACGATAACCGGGCCATCGAATCCTGAAGATCATCAATGGTGCTGCTGTAATTTTTCCAGACGTTGAATGCCGTTGTATTATTCGATATCTGCATAGTCCTATCCTTTTATTCATCCGGTCCGCTTTTATTTGCCGAACAGACCGCACAGCGCATCCAGCGGTTGATCCGACTGCCCGGCGGCTTCCTTATTAGCTGCCAGAATGGCTTCATAAATTTCTTTTCGGTAAATGTTCATTTCAGCCGGAGCAGAAAACCCCAGACTGACCTGGTCACCGCGCACACTGAGCACTTTGACCTCTATATCATCGCTCAGCATAACGCTTTCATCCGACTTTCTTGTCAGGATCAACATATGGCCTCCCCGGCTTCAAATTCCGTTTACCCGCACTGCTTCACGGTCAGATTACCGCCCGGCAGGACCGACTCCTCCCGGGCTTCCATCAGCGCATCCCACACCCGGAAACGAACATCATATTTTGTACCTTCGCTGATAATCTGACGTCCCCGGCTGTTTTTCATATTCAGAATCACCGGCCCCTGCAGATTTGCCGTGATATCGCAGGGATTATCGCGCACAGTCACGAAAGAAAAAATGAAAGCATCCTCTCCGGATGTCAGATCCAGAGCCTGCAGATCCGACGGACCCACCCGAACCTGATAGTCCGGACAAACCAGAAACGGATCAATGCACACAAAAGAAACTTCCGGCGAAATGCCGATGGATTTCATAAAGAAAAACGGCTGCACATCGGTATTACAATACAGCACAAATTCCCGATACTCCTCAAAAGCGGGAACACCATCCGGAAACGTGAAGATGTTGCCATCACTCACTGGAATACGAATGCTGCGGGTTTCAGTCTCCAACACCATCGGATCCGGTGTTTCATTGGCGTTATTCATCTGAATTCCTTTCGATTTAAATAAGACAGGTTGAGTTTAGCAGTTCAGATGCCACAGGTTCCGGATCACCATCCACCGCAGCATGCAATCCGTTCTGCTCCCACAGCGCCAGATTCACCAGAGGCCAAAGCTGCATCGCATAACCGGGATCATGCGCACCATCCAGCAGCTCCGTCAGAACCGGCTTCTGCACGATCGCCTCTATCAGGTGCGAAGCCCGAAGTGTATCCGCAGCGAAATCCCGCAGCGATCCGCCGAACCATTCGCGGAACGGTACCGGAAAACTGACTTTCCGACGGTTCAGAATTCCCGCCGGAACCTCACGGCTGAATGCACGCCGCAGCAACAGTTTACTTTCAACCAGATCATGCCGGTCGATTTCCGCAACATTCATGACATGCCCTCGCTGACGGGCGGCTTCATCGCGCCAGCGGATCCGGAATTCATCCGGCAGCCGGTAAAGATATTCCGCAATACGATGATCCGTAAAAGGCACACGCGCTTCCACCGAAGCCGACATCGTGCTCGAATCCACTCGGTTCAACAGCCCTTCCAGATTGATCCGGGCATGCAGATGCATGTGCTTGTCCAGCGTGGAACAGTCGGCAAACCGATCAAACAGACCCTGATAAAAATCAAGAACCGCCGGCAGATGTCCCGCCAGCTCCGGTTGAAGCAACACCTGCTGTGTGCCCGGCGGCATCCAGGAATTCAGCAGCAAATGATGCTCCACATGCCCGGGCAGACAGTCCCGACCATACAGCCGCAGCATCGCCTGCTCCACCGCTCCCGGCACGCTGGACGGCTCACGTTTTGCACGATCAAAATCATAGGCCGAAAAATACGGGACCACATACCCTCCGAATACTTCATCAGCCCCCTCCCCGCTCAGCGCCACGGTATAATCCTGCCGCAACGCGCGGGCTAAATGTAAAATCGGAATCTCATTCGGCGTACTGAGCGGCAGGCCCTTTTCCTTCATCAGAAAAATCCACGCGTCGACAAATCCATCGGAGTCAAGATGGATTTCCCGACACTCGATTCCAGCAAATGCGGCGGCCATTCGGACATAAGGCCACTCGTTGCACCCGTGTTCGCCATAACCGACATTATAGGCCCCGTAACCGCCCTGCTTCGCCGCGAGCGAAGTAATCACCGCCGAATCAATTCCGCCACTCAGAAAACCGCCGAGCGGAACATCACTCACAAGCTGCCCGGCCACCGCCGCCTCCACTAAATCCCGAACGGTGTCCACCGCTTCAGACAGCGACGGCGACTCTTTTTCAGACGCGGAAACAATCGGAAATTCCCAATACCGCCTGCATTCGACCGTTCGACTCGCGCGCCTGGCGGTTAACAGCGTTCCCGGCTCCAGGGTCCGGACATCCCGCAATAAGGTACGGGATCC from Verrucomicrobia bacterium S94 carries:
- the asnB gene encoding asparagine synthase (glutamine-hydrolyzing); the encoded protein is MCGIAGFFSWDSHAPVPSRRLRCAAERMALRGPDAEGFYEQNGVGFAHRRLTVIDPESGWQPMVDQASGVCLTYNGEIYNFKTLRTRLVGLGHRFETQCDTEVLLRAYLQWGRSCTDQLVGIFAFAVYDPREEQLFLVRDRMGAKPLYYSRTGEGIAFASTVAALRVFEGVGSDIEYDALLHYFTSIRTTMGSRTLLRDVRTLEPGTLLTARRASRTVECRRYWEFPIVSASEKESPSLSEAVDTVRDLVEAAVAGQLVSDVPLGGFLSGGIDSAVITSLAAKQGGYGAYNVGYGEHGCNEWPYVRMAAAFAGIECREIHLDSDGFVDAWIFLMKEKGLPLSTPNEIPILHLARALRQDYTVALSGEGADEVFGGYVVPYFSAYDFDRAKREPSSVPGAVEQAMLRLYGRDCLPGHVEHHLLLNSWMPPGTQQVLLQPELAGHLPAVLDFYQGLFDRFADCSTLDKHMHLHARINLEGLLNRVDSSTMSASVEARVPFTDHRIAEYLYRLPDEFRIRWRDEAARQRGHVMNVAEIDRHDLVESKLLLRRAFSREVPAGILNRRKVSFPVPFREWFGGSLRDFAADTLRASHLIEAIVQKPVLTELLDGAHDPGYAMQLWPLVNLALWEQNGLHAAVDGDPEPVASELLNSTCLI
- a CDS encoding LysM peptidoglycan-binding domain-containing protein; this translates as MNTGFSAIFRGEESNRFRKGSVNADLCRNPVCIVYAVLLLSGSNLCAAPVEVSIGAPSRLQTLERKASEYERYKEQYQEIQEMFDNMLALLPADDEGAVPTPEAGYGMLSDLLEKANQAESLSRELKNLQKKSRFIQRQCDALKEENEGMKAVLVQQEEKIRSLKAETEKWKAESEGLRETIERLLLGEFEYYEVKEGETLQSIAANPLVYGDPSRAAWLRQANWRRVENPDVLSPGEVLIVPRFPRNGSYEF
- a CDS encoding flagellin, with protein sequence MQISNNTTAFNVWKNYSSTIDDLQDSMARLSSGNRIENAGDDASGLALSERLRTQSRNASAAAGNVENKLNYLQTADSWMQKIHDMLGRMSELAVMANDGTKSDTDRSVLQQEFVQMQDEISRITTGADAAGKFNGVALFQGGAGIVQQVGADGGQVFSSAAVDLTTANADDLGNGTTWGQLIDSSGSVQIATRADAEAAVTDLQLGIDFLSEKRADTGAEMNRMEQTLAGLRNYEENIMATESRIRDVDVAKETSEMTKYQVLQQVGTAMLAQANQLPGNVMQLFG
- the csrA gene encoding carbon storage regulator, giving the protein MLILTRKSDESVMLSDDIEVKVLSVRGDQVSLGFSAPAEMNIYRKEIYEAILAANKEAAGQSDQPLDALCGLFGK
- a CDS encoding response regulator: MNFNDRENAVELKHLNVLILDDEPLVRLMIRSKLEKAGAQVNEAGCCADALALIRNTAFDAALFDYRLPDGNGLDVVRRLRKEAFSFPVAMLSGEAADLEAENMDGLGICAVFSKPPDVALIAETLTREAAGCALVEETARVGRYAYFKAEPGNPEVPPAWDENEWLAIDFSAWADDGLPDSMIDGLCRPRRGVAVVGAKPILRKCFERLEADIEFAADIDELAALSRRPTSPLERAVLLDVCSRSGNGI